The following are from one region of the Streptomyces changanensis genome:
- a CDS encoding immune inhibitor A, translating into MTSRRRAFRASAVIVALAATAATAGALTTAQADNRPDTGIERHDPAPGADHGHSHGHDKAAGVDHDLEGPFSEQQDKERQAALEQVLSGESTVERRGASKVVKLDAKKYVELGREKTDKIFTILVEFGDKVDNETLVDRKDDDTDELKPKFGGTPGPLHNRIAKPDRTKDNSTAWQADYDREHFQDLYFGTGKDAEGKQKHSLKTYYERTSSGRYSVDGTVSDWVKVEYNEARYGSNYCGQTNCSNVWDAVRDGVTAWAADQKAKGQTDAQIKAQLAQYDQWDRYDFDGDGNFNEADGYIDHFQIVHAGEDESAGGGAEGTNALWAHRWYAYGTDAGKTGPANNKAGGTQIGNTGIWVGDYTMQPENGGLGVFAHEYGHDLGLPDLYDTSGRAGAENSTGFWSLMSSGSWLGTGKDAIGDMPGDMTAWDKLQLGWLNYEKAKAATPSRHKLGVAEYNTKNPQALVVELPKKKVTTPIVKPAQGATQWWSNMGDDLKNTLSRSVDLTGKSKAALTLDGWWDIEEEYDYLYAEVSTDGGAQWTALDGTADGAPITKDAGGATALTGVSGAFKKLAYPLDAYAGKKIDIRFRYQTDGGVAQKGFAADDIAVTADGAPLFADDAETEVAGWTSKGFSRIGEAITDEYPQYYLAENRQYVSYDATLEVGPYNFGFGGDKASWVEHYPYQTGLLIWKWDTSQKDNNTAVHPGEGMVLPIDAHAKPLTWKDGTLMRNRVQSHDAPFSRFRTDRITLHNADVPQRIGGLAGNPVFDDRKGVYWFETNPRAGVKVTDTNTRIAITDQPRNGRTISVQVGPSSK; encoded by the coding sequence GTGACCAGCAGACGACGGGCGTTCCGCGCCTCCGCGGTGATCGTGGCCCTGGCCGCGACCGCCGCGACCGCCGGGGCCCTCACCACGGCCCAGGCCGACAACCGCCCGGACACGGGCATCGAGCGCCACGACCCGGCTCCGGGCGCGGACCATGGCCACAGCCATGGCCACGACAAGGCCGCCGGTGTCGACCACGACCTCGAAGGCCCCTTCAGCGAGCAGCAGGACAAGGAGCGCCAGGCCGCCCTGGAGCAGGTGCTCTCCGGCGAGTCCACGGTGGAGCGCCGCGGCGCCTCCAAGGTCGTGAAGCTCGACGCCAAGAAGTACGTCGAGCTCGGCCGGGAGAAGACCGACAAGATCTTCACCATCCTCGTCGAGTTCGGCGACAAGGTCGACAACGAGACGCTGGTCGACCGCAAGGACGACGACACCGACGAGCTGAAGCCGAAGTTCGGCGGCACGCCCGGTCCGCTGCACAACCGGATAGCCAAGCCGGACCGCACGAAGGACAACTCCACCGCCTGGCAGGCCGACTACGACCGGGAGCACTTCCAGGACTTGTACTTCGGCACCGGCAAGGACGCCGAGGGCAAGCAGAAGCACTCGCTCAAGACCTACTACGAGCGCACCTCGTCCGGCCGCTACTCGGTCGACGGCACCGTCTCGGACTGGGTCAAGGTCGAGTACAACGAGGCCCGCTACGGCTCCAACTACTGCGGCCAGACCAACTGCTCCAACGTCTGGGACGCCGTCCGCGACGGCGTGACCGCGTGGGCCGCCGACCAGAAGGCCAAGGGCCAGACCGACGCCCAGATCAAGGCCCAGCTGGCGCAGTACGACCAGTGGGACCGGTACGACTTCGACGGCGACGGCAACTTCAACGAGGCCGACGGCTACATCGACCACTTCCAGATCGTCCACGCGGGCGAGGACGAGTCGGCCGGCGGCGGCGCCGAGGGCACCAACGCCCTGTGGGCCCACCGCTGGTACGCCTACGGCACCGACGCCGGCAAGACCGGCCCGGCGAACAACAAGGCCGGCGGCACCCAGATCGGCAACACCGGCATCTGGGTCGGTGACTACACGATGCAGCCCGAGAACGGCGGCCTCGGCGTCTTCGCCCACGAGTACGGCCACGACCTCGGCCTGCCGGACCTGTACGACACCTCCGGCCGCGCCGGCGCCGAGAACTCCACGGGCTTCTGGTCCCTGATGTCCTCCGGCTCCTGGCTGGGCACCGGCAAGGACGCCATCGGCGACATGCCGGGCGACATGACCGCCTGGGACAAGCTGCAGCTGGGCTGGCTCAACTACGAGAAGGCCAAGGCCGCCACCCCGTCCCGCCACAAGCTCGGCGTCGCGGAGTACAACACCAAGAACCCGCAGGCGCTCGTCGTCGAGCTGCCGAAGAAGAAGGTCACCACCCCGATCGTCAAGCCCGCCCAGGGCGCCACCCAGTGGTGGAGCAACATGGGTGACGACCTCAAGAACACCCTCAGCCGCTCCGTCGACCTGACGGGCAAGTCGAAGGCCGCCCTGACCCTCGACGGCTGGTGGGACATCGAGGAGGAGTACGACTACCTCTACGCCGAGGTCTCCACGGACGGCGGCGCGCAGTGGACCGCCCTCGACGGCACCGCCGACGGCGCGCCGATCACCAAGGACGCCGGCGGCGCCACCGCCCTGACCGGTGTCTCCGGGGCCTTCAAGAAGCTGGCCTACCCGCTCGACGCGTACGCCGGCAAGAAGATCGACATCCGCTTCCGCTACCAGACGGACGGCGGCGTCGCGCAGAAGGGCTTCGCGGCGGACGACATCGCCGTGACCGCCGACGGCGCGCCGCTCTTCGCGGACGACGCCGAGACCGAGGTCGCCGGCTGGACGTCCAAGGGCTTCTCCCGCATCGGCGAGGCCATCACGGACGAGTACCCGCAGTACTACCTCGCGGAGAACCGCCAGTACGTCTCGTACGACGCGACCCTGGAGGTCGGCCCGTACAACTTCGGCTTCGGCGGCGACAAGGCCAGCTGGGTGGAGCACTACCCGTACCAGACCGGTCTGCTGATCTGGAAGTGGGACACCTCCCAGAAGGACAACAACACGGCCGTCCACCCCGGTGAGGGCATGGTCCTCCCGATCGACGCCCACGCCAAGCCGCTGACCTGGAAGGACGGGACGCTGATGCGCAACCGCGTGCAGTCGCACGACGCGCCGTTCAGCCGCTTCCGCACCGACCGGATCACGCTGCACAACGCGGACGTGCCGCAGCGGATCGGCGGCCTCGCGGGCAACCCGGTCTTCGACGACCGCAAGGGCGTCTACTGGTTCGAGACCAACCCGCGCGCCGGCGTCAAGGTGACCGACACCAACACCCGGATCGCGATCACCGACCAGCCGCGCAACGGCCGGACGATCAGCGTCCAGGTCGGCCCGTCGAGCAAGTGA
- a CDS encoding RDD family protein yields the protein MSAPTPATGDGSPEAGYYPDPSIPGYIRYWSGAAWVPGTSRPAPGDGEAMPAPPGAAAPAPAVAPAARANPGPSVEETGPVFLDEDPELASEAGPATGPQPRAEREAERDAEPASAWQADLSRQRGFGDHHDEQVSWGAPGRRDPRVADPADPTGGALPGVRRVDPEPAARPAPEGTMTIRPSKSAPSDTSRAADVPAQQGPRTQQPARAPAPSTAAAHDDSRQQLQPHQPHQAPAQARPPAQQAGAHPGAPVRPEPYAPVRAQSATAGAVPPQAAAAPHAQGPVAGVPVTAGAGGGAASWAQQVHQLAQQQPPTPAATAPVSPGAPAAAGPDAAGQPVVPWKPPVSDPFLRAAQERASARPAGLGRRLAARVVDTLVLGGLAGAAAAPFVANGVDHILDKIEQAKRSGETVTVWLVDGTTSVQFGIALGILLVLGVLYEAVPTARWGRTLGKKLCGLQVRGIESHEPPTFGAALRRRLVYSVLGLLVIGVLNVLWCLVDRPWRQCWHDKAAGTFVARH from the coding sequence ATGAGCGCCCCAACCCCGGCAACCGGCGACGGCAGCCCCGAAGCCGGTTACTACCCAGATCCCTCCATTCCCGGATACATCCGGTACTGGAGCGGTGCCGCCTGGGTCCCCGGTACGAGCCGTCCCGCGCCCGGGGACGGTGAGGCGATGCCGGCGCCCCCGGGCGCGGCGGCCCCCGCGCCCGCCGTCGCGCCGGCCGCGCGGGCGAACCCGGGCCCGTCGGTGGAGGAGACGGGCCCCGTCTTCCTCGACGAGGACCCCGAGTTGGCCTCGGAGGCCGGCCCCGCCACCGGCCCGCAGCCGCGGGCGGAACGCGAAGCGGAACGGGACGCCGAGCCCGCGTCCGCGTGGCAGGCCGACCTCTCCCGCCAGCGCGGCTTCGGCGACCACCATGACGAACAGGTCTCGTGGGGGGCGCCCGGCCGCCGGGACCCCCGCGTGGCGGACCCGGCCGACCCGACGGGCGGCGCCCTCCCCGGGGTGCGCCGGGTGGACCCGGAACCGGCGGCGCGGCCCGCCCCCGAGGGCACGATGACGATCCGCCCGTCGAAGTCCGCGCCTTCGGACACCTCCCGGGCGGCGGACGTCCCGGCGCAGCAGGGTCCGCGGACCCAGCAGCCCGCCCGCGCCCCGGCCCCCTCCACCGCCGCGGCGCACGACGACTCCCGGCAGCAACTGCAGCCCCACCAGCCCCACCAGGCCCCCGCCCAGGCCCGGCCCCCGGCGCAGCAGGCCGGCGCCCACCCCGGCGCGCCCGTGCGGCCTGAGCCGTACGCGCCCGTGCGGGCGCAGTCGGCGACCGCCGGGGCCGTACCGCCGCAGGCGGCGGCCGCGCCGCACGCGCAGGGCCCGGTGGCCGGCGTGCCCGTCACGGCCGGCGCCGGGGGTGGTGCCGCGTCATGGGCGCAGCAGGTCCACCAGCTCGCGCAGCAGCAGCCGCCCACCCCGGCGGCGACCGCCCCGGTGTCCCCGGGGGCGCCGGCCGCCGCCGGACCGGACGCGGCGGGACAGCCGGTCGTCCCGTGGAAGCCGCCGGTCAGCGACCCGTTCCTGCGGGCCGCGCAGGAACGGGCCTCCGCCCGCCCCGCCGGGCTCGGCAGGCGGCTCGCCGCCCGCGTCGTCGACACCCTCGTCCTCGGCGGGCTCGCCGGCGCGGCCGCCGCGCCCTTCGTGGCGAACGGCGTCGACCACATCCTGGACAAGATCGAGCAGGCCAAGCGGTCGGGCGAGACGGTCACCGTGTGGCTCGTCGACGGCACGACGTCCGTCCAGTTCGGCATCGCGCTCGGCATCCTGCTGGTCCTCGGCGTCCTGTACGAGGCGGTGCCCACCGCCCGGTGGGGCCGCACCCTCGGCAAGAAGCTCTGCGGCCTGCAGGTGCGAGGCATCGAGTCCCACGAGCCGCCGACGTTCGGCGCCGCGCTGCGCCGCCGTCTGGTCTACTCGGTGCTGGGGCTGCTGGTGATCGGCGTGCTGAACGTCCTGTGGTGCCTGGTCGACCGGCCGTGGCGGCAGTGCTGGCACGACAAGGCGGCCGGGACGTTCGTGGCACGGCACTGA
- a CDS encoding RDD family protein, translating to MSHEPPTPGQPPEDDPFRKRPQEPSEPPQGGGTPPPPPPPGGEGPYPGGPPGGGDPYGGGPYGSPPPPGGGGPYGAPPPGGGGPYGGGPYGGGPYGGGPYGYGGADPLGGMPPLAETGKRVLARLVDWLVIAVPLAIIGIPFGVYDRVNEDSGDFGAVWTASAEGGQWAFQLITLVAYVAYDTLMTAKANGQTLGKRMTGLRVAMLNDGTTPPTGAALMRALVLWLPALICCACLWPLLLLILILVDKPYKQGLHDKAARTVVVSATQ from the coding sequence ATGAGCCACGAACCGCCGACGCCCGGTCAGCCGCCCGAGGACGACCCGTTCCGCAAGCGCCCGCAGGAGCCGTCAGAGCCCCCGCAGGGCGGCGGCACCCCACCTCCGCCGCCCCCGCCGGGCGGTGAGGGCCCCTACCCGGGCGGCCCGCCCGGCGGCGGTGATCCGTACGGCGGTGGCCCCTACGGATCGCCGCCGCCCCCCGGTGGTGGCGGGCCCTACGGGGCGCCCCCGCCCGGTGGTGGGGGACCCTATGGTGGCGGGCCCTATGGCGGAGGCCCGTACGGCGGCGGGCCCTATGGTTACGGCGGAGCCGACCCGCTCGGCGGGATGCCGCCCCTCGCCGAGACCGGCAAGCGTGTGCTCGCGCGCCTCGTCGACTGGCTGGTCATCGCGGTGCCACTGGCGATCATCGGCATCCCGTTCGGTGTCTACGACCGGGTGAACGAGGACTCCGGCGACTTCGGTGCCGTGTGGACCGCGAGCGCGGAGGGCGGACAGTGGGCCTTCCAACTCATCACCCTCGTGGCGTACGTCGCCTACGACACCCTCATGACGGCGAAGGCGAACGGGCAGACGCTCGGCAAGCGGATGACGGGCCTGCGCGTGGCCATGCTGAACGACGGGACCACCCCGCCCACCGGCGCCGCGCTCATGCGGGCGCTCGTGCTCTGGCTGCCCGCCCTGATCTGCTGCGCGTGCCTGTGGCCGCTCCTGCTGCTCATCCTGATCCTCGTGGACAAGCCCTACAAGCAGGGCCTCCACGACAAGGCGGCCAGGACCGTGGTGGTGTCAGCGACGCAGTGA
- a CDS encoding SsgA family sporulation/cell division regulator, whose protein sequence is MEETTVVERELELKLVLSPDHSVPVPARLTYRTADPYAVHIAFHIGSEHPVYWTFARELLVEGVFRPCGDGDVRIWPSKAEGGGVVLMALSSPDGEALLEAPTAQVSAWLEHTLRAVPPGTESERLGIDEELTALLSAEA, encoded by the coding sequence ATGGAGGAGACCACGGTGGTGGAGCGGGAACTGGAACTCAAGCTGGTGCTGTCCCCGGACCACAGCGTGCCGGTGCCGGCCCGGCTGACCTACCGGACGGCCGACCCCTACGCCGTCCACATCGCCTTCCACATCGGCTCGGAGCACCCGGTGTACTGGACGTTCGCCCGGGAGCTGCTGGTGGAGGGGGTGTTCCGGCCGTGCGGCGACGGCGACGTGCGGATCTGGCCGTCGAAGGCGGAGGGCGGCGGCGTGGTGCTCATGGCGCTGTCGTCCCCCGACGGCGAGGCGCTGCTGGAGGCGCCGACCGCGCAGGTGTCGGCGTGGCTGGAGCACACGCTGCGGGCGGTGCCGCCGGGGACGGAGTCGGAGCGGCTCGGCATCGACGAGGAGCTGACCGCGCTGCTGTCGGCGGAGGCGTGA
- a CDS encoding nicotinate phosphoribosyltransferase, whose product MNAADLGLPVAVPSTALFTDQYELTMLQAALRGGTADRRSVFEVFTRRLPEGRRYGVVAGTGRVLDAVENFRFDEPQLAFLRERGIVDEATLAWLAEYRFRGDVWGYPEGEVYFPGSPILRVEGSFAECVLLETVILSILNHDSAIAAAASRMSAAAGGRGLIEMGARRTHELAAVAAARAAYVGGFDSTSDLAAGFRYGIPTVGTSAHAFILLHDTERDAFRVQVDALGRGTTLLVDTYDVTEAVRTAVEVAGPELGAVRIDSGDLLLVAHRVRQQLDELGARDTRIVVTSDLDEYAIASLAAAPVDAYGVGTQLVTGSGHPTASMVYKLVARADSADPAAPLRPVAKRSLGGKASVGGRKWAARRLDAHGVAEAEVVGTGEVPAELAGRQLLTRLVEAGKVVAREPLEAARERHIAARAGLPLSAVQLSRGEAVLPTEYVTP is encoded by the coding sequence ATGAACGCTGCGGACCTAGGGCTTCCGGTGGCTGTGCCGTCCACCGCGCTCTTCACCGACCAGTACGAACTGACCATGCTCCAGGCCGCCCTGCGGGGCGGTACCGCCGACCGCCGCTCGGTCTTCGAGGTCTTCACGCGCCGCCTCCCCGAGGGCCGGCGCTACGGGGTCGTGGCCGGCACCGGCCGCGTCCTGGACGCGGTGGAGAACTTCCGCTTCGACGAGCCCCAGCTGGCCTTCCTGCGCGAGCGGGGCATCGTGGACGAGGCGACCCTCGCCTGGCTGGCGGAGTACCGCTTCCGCGGCGACGTGTGGGGCTACCCCGAGGGCGAGGTGTACTTCCCCGGGTCGCCGATCCTGCGCGTCGAGGGTTCCTTCGCCGAGTGCGTGCTCCTGGAGACGGTGATCCTGTCGATCCTCAACCACGACTCGGCGATCGCCGCCGCGGCCTCCCGCATGTCCGCCGCGGCCGGCGGGCGCGGGCTGATCGAGATGGGCGCCCGGCGCACCCACGAGCTCGCCGCGGTCGCGGCGGCCCGCGCCGCGTACGTCGGCGGCTTCGACTCGACGTCCGACCTGGCGGCCGGCTTCCGCTACGGCATCCCGACGGTGGGCACCTCCGCGCACGCCTTCATCCTGCTGCACGACACGGAGCGGGACGCGTTCCGCGTGCAGGTGGACGCGCTGGGGCGGGGCACCACCCTCCTCGTCGACACCTACGACGTCACGGAGGCCGTCCGGACGGCGGTGGAGGTCGCCGGGCCGGAGCTCGGCGCGGTCCGCATCGACTCCGGCGACCTGCTGCTGGTGGCGCACCGGGTGCGGCAGCAGCTGGACGAGCTGGGCGCGCGCGACACGCGGATCGTCGTCACGTCGGACCTCGACGAGTACGCCATCGCCTCGCTCGCGGCGGCGCCGGTCGACGCGTACGGCGTCGGGACGCAGCTGGTGACCGGCAGCGGCCACCCGACCGCGTCGATGGTCTACAAGCTGGTCGCCCGCGCCGACTCGGCCGACCCGGCGGCGCCGCTGCGGCCGGTCGCCAAGCGGTCCCTCGGCGGGAAGGCGTCCGTCGGCGGCCGCAAGTGGGCGGCCCGGCGGCTGGACGCGCACGGCGTCGCGGAGGCGGAGGTCGTGGGCACCGGCGAGGTGCCGGCCGAGCTGGCCGGACGGCAGCTGCTGACGCGGCTGGTCGAGGCCGGGAAGGTCGTCGCCCGCGAGCCGCTGGAGGCGGCGCGCGAGCGGCACATCGCCGCACGGGCGGGCCTGCCGCTGTCGGCGGTGCAGCTGTCGCGCGGCGAGGCCGTCCTGCCGACGGAGTACGTGACGCCGTGA
- the clpS gene encoding ATP-dependent Clp protease adapter ClpS has protein sequence MSVAPVEIERTAPAEEGHAVAEPDVPWVTIVHNDPVNLMSYVTYVFQTYFGYSKDKAHKLMLDVHHKGRAVVSSGTREEMERDVQAMHGYGLWATLSQDRG, from the coding sequence GTGAGTGTCGCACCCGTAGAGATCGAACGCACGGCCCCGGCGGAAGAGGGCCACGCCGTGGCGGAACCCGACGTCCCGTGGGTGACGATCGTCCACAATGACCCGGTCAACCTGATGAGCTACGTGACCTACGTCTTCCAGACGTACTTCGGTTACTCCAAGGACAAGGCGCACAAGCTGATGCTCGACGTGCACCACAAGGGCCGGGCCGTGGTCTCCAGCGGCACGCGCGAGGAGATGGAGCGCGACGTGCAGGCGATGCACGGCTACGGGCTGTGGGCGACCCTCTCCCAGGACCGCGGCTGA
- a CDS encoding isochorismatase family protein, protein MHRALIVVDVQNDFCEGGSLAVAGGADVAAAVTDLVGETAGVVYRHVVATRDHHVEPGDHFSAAPDFVRSWPPHCVAGTEGVGFHPNFAPAVASGAVEAVFDKGAYSAAYSGFEGSDENGVRLADWLRAHGVTEVDVVGIATDHCVRATALDAVAEGFRTQVLLDLTAGVAAATTEKALEELRAAGVELTGKPVV, encoded by the coding sequence ATGCACCGCGCATTGATCGTCGTCGACGTTCAGAACGACTTCTGTGAGGGCGGCAGCCTCGCGGTGGCGGGGGGTGCGGACGTCGCCGCCGCCGTCACGGACCTGGTGGGCGAGACCGCCGGGGTGGTGTACCGGCACGTGGTCGCCACCCGGGACCACCACGTCGAACCCGGGGACCACTTCTCCGCCGCCCCCGACTTCGTCCGCTCGTGGCCGCCGCACTGCGTGGCCGGGACGGAGGGCGTCGGCTTCCACCCGAACTTCGCGCCCGCCGTCGCCTCGGGCGCCGTCGAGGCCGTCTTCGACAAGGGGGCGTACTCCGCCGCGTACAGCGGTTTCGAGGGCAGCGACGAGAACGGCGTCCGCCTCGCCGACTGGCTGCGCGCCCACGGCGTGACCGAGGTGGACGTGGTGGGCATCGCCACCGACCACTGCGTGCGCGCGACCGCCCTGGACGCCGTCGCCGAGGGGTTCCGTACGCAGGTGCTGCTCGACCTGACGGCCGGCGTGGCCGCGGCGACCACGGAGAAGGCCCTGGAGGAGCTGCGCGCGGCGGGGGTGGAACTGACCGGCAAGCCGGTGGTCTGA
- a CDS encoding immune inhibitor A, producing the protein MSRTSRGWCVASAVLAALVLAAAPAAPAAPRAGAPAPPAPAPAPPATAPAPPATAPAPPAGPLPAGWPPAATPAPPPPAPPARPSAAPAPPPAAAPVPARGPGDGHVIDGPYSAVTRLHRQAALEQVLTGRATAERRGASRVVRLGDGKYAELGRERTDRILTVLVEFGDEVDDTTLYDPDGPRGPKPPVVKYGGTPGPRHNGIPRPDRTRDNSTDWRPDYDRAHYQRLYFGEGPGTESLRTYYEKVSSGRYSVEGEVSDWVRVPYNEARYGSNYCGAHNCPNVEDLVRDAVAAWVAGLRRDGWTEERIAAHVATFDVWDRTDHDGDGDFDEPDGYVDHFQLVHAGEDGSAGGGAQGGDALWAHRGYAYGHDDGETGPERFRAGGVRVGDTDVWVGDYTMQPENGGLGVFAHEYAHDLGLPDLYDTNNVPGAENSVGFWSLMASGSWLGTGGDAIGDLPGDMTAWDRLQLGWLTYEKAAAATPSLHHLGVSAHGAGRPQALVVELPRRTVTTPVVRPAAGARQWWSGQGDNLSQTLTRTLDLRGGTRASLELDGWWDIEKGYDFLYAQVSVDGGAAWRTLDGTADGEALPRDGGGRPALTGASRTHRRLVYPLDAYAGREVALRFRYRTDGGVAGRGFTADGITVRVDGEAVLTDGAEDAPGGDGTGGDGTGGDGTGGDGTGADGSGGVGGGDGSGWQARGFTRVGASVTGAYPRFYLVENRQYAGFGRTLEAGPYHFGFAAPLERRVEHYAYRPGLLVWQWDTSQRDNNVSDHPGEGLLLPVDAHPEPMRWADGSPMPNQVTPYDAAFGPWPVPGFTLHKAGEPTRIPPHRGNRVFDDRTGVYWFDESPYASVRTVDTNTRIDVVAQSPSGSWMTVRVGPSTPSTG; encoded by the coding sequence ATGTCGCGCACGTCACGCGGGTGGTGCGTCGCCTCCGCCGTACTCGCTGCCCTCGTCCTGGCCGCCGCGCCGGCCGCCCCCGCCGCGCCGCGCGCCGGGGCACCCGCCCCACCCGCGCCCGCCCCTGCCCCACCCGCGACCGCCCCCGCGCCGCCCGCGACCGCCCCCGCGCCGCCCGCCGGCCCGCTGCCCGCCGGGTGGCCACCCGCGGCCACGCCCGCCCCACCACCGCCCGCACCGCCCGCCCGGCCGTCCGCCGCCCCCGCCCCGCCGCCCGCGGCGGCGCCGGTGCCCGCGCGGGGTCCGGGGGACGGGCACGTCATCGACGGCCCGTACAGCGCCGTGACGCGACTGCACCGCCAGGCCGCGCTGGAGCAGGTCCTCACGGGGCGGGCCACGGCCGAGCGGCGGGGCGCCTCCCGCGTCGTGCGGCTGGGCGACGGCAAGTACGCGGAGCTGGGCCGGGAGCGCACGGACCGGATCCTCACCGTCCTCGTCGAGTTCGGCGACGAGGTGGACGACACCACCCTGTACGACCCGGACGGGCCCCGCGGCCCCAAGCCGCCCGTCGTGAAGTACGGCGGCACGCCCGGCCCCCGGCACAACGGGATACCCCGGCCGGACCGCACCCGGGACAACTCCACCGACTGGCGCCCCGACTACGACCGCGCGCACTACCAGCGGCTCTACTTCGGCGAGGGTCCCGGCACCGAGTCGCTCCGGACGTACTACGAGAAGGTCTCGTCGGGCCGCTACTCGGTGGAGGGCGAGGTCTCGGACTGGGTCCGCGTCCCGTACAACGAGGCCCGCTACGGCTCGAACTACTGCGGCGCCCACAACTGCCCGAACGTCGAGGACCTCGTGCGGGACGCCGTCGCCGCCTGGGTGGCGGGGCTGCGGCGGGACGGCTGGACGGAGGAGCGGATCGCCGCGCACGTGGCGACGTTCGACGTGTGGGACCGCACGGACCACGACGGCGACGGCGACTTCGACGAACCGGACGGCTACGTCGACCACTTCCAGCTGGTCCACGCCGGCGAGGACGGCTCGGCGGGCGGCGGCGCCCAGGGCGGCGACGCGCTGTGGGCGCACCGGGGGTACGCGTACGGCCACGACGACGGCGAGACCGGGCCCGAGCGGTTCCGGGCGGGCGGGGTGCGCGTGGGGGACACCGACGTCTGGGTCGGGGACTACACGATGCAGCCGGAGAACGGCGGCCTCGGCGTCTTCGCCCACGAGTACGCGCACGACCTCGGCCTGCCCGACCTGTACGACACCAACAACGTGCCCGGCGCGGAGAACTCCGTGGGGTTCTGGTCGCTGATGGCGTCCGGGTCCTGGCTGGGCACCGGCGGTGACGCGATCGGCGACCTGCCCGGCGACATGACGGCCTGGGACCGGCTGCAGCTGGGCTGGCTGACGTACGAGAAGGCGGCGGCGGCCACGCCGTCCCTGCACCACCTGGGCGTCTCCGCGCACGGCGCGGGCCGGCCGCAGGCGCTCGTCGTGGAGCTCCCGCGCAGGACGGTCACCACGCCGGTGGTGCGGCCGGCGGCCGGCGCGCGGCAGTGGTGGAGCGGCCAGGGCGACAACCTCTCGCAGACCCTGACCCGCACGCTCGACCTGCGGGGCGGCACCCGGGCGTCGCTGGAGCTGGACGGCTGGTGGGACATCGAGAAGGGGTACGACTTCCTGTACGCGCAGGTCTCCGTGGACGGCGGCGCCGCCTGGCGGACCCTCGACGGCACCGCCGACGGCGAGGCGCTCCCGCGCGACGGCGGCGGCAGGCCGGCCCTCACCGGCGCGTCCCGCACCCACCGCAGGCTGGTCTACCCGCTGGACGCGTACGCGGGGCGGGAGGTCGCGCTGCGCTTCCGGTACCGGACGGACGGGGGCGTGGCGGGGCGGGGCTTCACGGCGGACGGCATCACCGTGCGGGTGGACGGCGAGGCGGTCCTCACCGACGGGGCGGAGGACGCCCCCGGCGGGGACGGAACCGGCGGGGACGGAACCGGCGGGGACGGAACCGGCGGGGACGGAACCGGCGCGGACGGCTCCGGGGGTGTGGGCGGCGGGGACGGCTCCGGGTGGCAGGCGCGCGGCTTCACGCGTGTCGGGGCGTCGGTGACGGGCGCGTACCCGCGGTTCTACCTGGTGGAGAACCGCCAGTACGCGGGCTTCGGGCGGACGTTGGAGGCGGGCCCGTACCACTTCGGCTTCGCGGCGCCGCTGGAGCGCAGGGTGGAGCACTACGCGTACCGGCCGGGGCTGCTGGTGTGGCAGTGGGACACCTCGCAGCGGGACAACAACGTCAGCGACCACCCGGGGGAGGGGCTGCTGCTCCCGGTCGACGCGCACCCGGAGCCGATGCGGTGGGCGGACGGGTCGCCGATGCCAAACCAGGTGACGCCGTACGACGCGGCGTTCGGGCCGTGGCCGGTGCCCGGTTTCACGCTGCACAAGGCGGGCGAACCGACGCGTATCCCGCCGCACCGGGGCAACCGGGTGTTCGACGACCGCACGGGCGTCTACTGGTTCGACGAGAGCCCCTACGCCAGTGTGCGGACGGTGGACACCAACACCCGGATCGATGTGGTCGCGCAGTCGCCCAGCGGCTCGTGGATGACGGTCCGGGTGGGCCCCTCCACCCCGTCGACCGGCTGA
- a CDS encoding DUF2017 domain-containing protein encodes MSGHFEALPGGGAAVPLDEVEVAILRSLAVQMLELIGPGDQPAQGEDPLAALFRDGPSEPPSDPALARLFPEAYGDGDDEARAASAEFRRFTENDLRTRKREDALTVVRSLDRLTAAGGPGGRLELDVEESRGWLGALNDLRLTIGTRLEVGDEDESSGLYRLPDSDPRKPMVMAYLWLGALQETLVETLMP; translated from the coding sequence ATGAGCGGGCACTTCGAGGCGCTGCCCGGCGGCGGCGCGGCCGTGCCGCTGGACGAGGTGGAGGTCGCCATCCTGCGCTCCCTCGCCGTCCAGATGCTGGAGCTGATCGGCCCCGGCGACCAGCCCGCGCAGGGCGAGGACCCCCTCGCCGCCCTCTTCCGCGACGGCCCCAGCGAACCGCCGTCCGACCCGGCACTGGCCCGCCTCTTCCCCGAGGCGTACGGCGACGGCGACGACGAGGCGCGGGCGGCGTCCGCCGAGTTCCGCCGCTTCACCGAGAACGACCTGCGCACCCGCAAGCGGGAGGACGCGCTCACCGTCGTCCGCAGCCTCGACCGCCTGACCGCCGCCGGTGGCCCCGGCGGCCGGCTGGAGCTCGACGTCGAGGAGTCCCGCGGCTGGCTCGGCGCGCTCAACGACCTCCGCCTCACCATCGGCACGCGTCTGGAGGTCGGCGACGAGGACGAGAGCAGCGGTCTGTACCGCCTGCCGGACTCGGACCCGCGCAAGCCGATGGTGATGGCGTACCTGTGGCTCGGCGCCCTCCAGGAGACGCTCGTCGAGACGCTCATGCCGTAA